One Shewanella sp. MR-4 DNA window includes the following coding sequences:
- a CDS encoding GGDEF domain-containing protein: MAMSKSYPIFLLLIFLGLFGWIYHNENSQLKVQQQQELNNFKQYLGNFSQWQGNGAELYQTISAHYPLQFFQYIDDTDGQLNYTQGELNAPGINPVATLFALDLSHTQKLTAGRLQVKLSADQAIKNAIDSTQQLGLMLILAYIILIVVFILLINKLKSSIRYAAEYISHIPEMNFSAIESSKLNGEMTPVRLALEDCRLQLKSQMDTLTQENQKLHKVAYQDPITGFGSRPRFTTKLENISNRSVPQLGLLAMVKATELSHVNQLQGRSAGDDYLASVANCIRKACSKYPDSECYRVSSADFAIFLPDLVLKDGPKFLEQLKVFLDEYQQMTRAESVAHMGLVPYQQGTDPVNLLSLADTAVSIAQTLGPNSFHIQEKLNGDEQFGDDRWKVAINDLIARQALKFFQQPIQPCRNDVEVYRELLARFYNSEGKFLPTTTVIAMAERHGMSTELDKLVVISTLRMLKENPTISGNFGINISAFSAHQELFVGWLRDVLGKHRYIASRLVFEINESGMQANLGASYKFVREVHSVGSRVSIERFGMSFTSFKFFSEVRPDYIKLDGSYTSSIDEDSNNKFFVRMMVDVARRIGIRVIATSVERQEEKLTLEKLLVDGLQGYYIAQPQAITLTDQI; this comes from the coding sequence ATGGCGATGTCTAAATCATATCCCATCTTTTTATTGCTGATTTTTTTAGGACTGTTTGGTTGGATTTATCACAACGAGAATAGCCAACTCAAAGTACAGCAACAGCAAGAACTCAATAACTTCAAACAATACTTGGGTAACTTTTCCCAGTGGCAAGGCAATGGTGCCGAACTCTATCAAACTATTTCCGCCCATTATCCGCTGCAGTTTTTTCAATATATCGATGACACCGATGGACAACTCAATTACACCCAAGGCGAACTCAATGCTCCAGGCATCAATCCGGTGGCCACATTATTTGCCTTAGATTTATCCCATACGCAAAAACTGACCGCCGGTCGTTTACAGGTAAAATTAAGTGCCGATCAGGCAATCAAAAATGCCATCGACAGTACCCAACAATTGGGTCTAATGCTGATACTGGCCTACATTATCTTGATAGTTGTTTTTATCCTGCTTATCAATAAATTAAAGTCATCTATCCGTTATGCGGCTGAGTATATTTCCCACATTCCAGAGATGAATTTTTCCGCCATTGAGTCCTCCAAACTCAATGGTGAAATGACACCAGTGAGATTGGCACTCGAAGACTGCCGCCTGCAGCTCAAATCGCAAATGGATACCCTCACTCAAGAAAACCAGAAACTGCATAAGGTGGCTTATCAGGATCCAATCACCGGATTTGGCAGCCGCCCACGTTTTACCACAAAGTTAGAAAACATTAGTAACCGCAGCGTGCCGCAACTTGGGCTGCTAGCCATGGTTAAAGCGACTGAGCTTTCCCATGTGAACCAGTTACAAGGTCGCTCCGCCGGTGACGATTATTTAGCCAGTGTCGCCAATTGCATTCGTAAGGCCTGTTCAAAATATCCCGATTCGGAATGCTACCGCGTCTCAAGCGCCGATTTTGCGATTTTTTTACCCGATTTAGTGTTAAAAGACGGCCCGAAGTTTTTAGAACAACTTAAAGTATTCCTCGATGAATACCAGCAGATGACTAGAGCCGAATCCGTGGCGCATATGGGCTTAGTGCCATATCAACAGGGCACAGATCCCGTTAACCTGCTCTCCTTGGCCGACACCGCCGTGAGCATAGCGCAAACCTTAGGCCCCAACAGTTTCCATATTCAAGAGAAACTCAATGGTGACGAGCAGTTTGGTGACGACCGTTGGAAAGTAGCAATCAATGACTTGATCGCCCGCCAAGCGCTGAAGTTTTTTCAACAACCCATACAACCTTGCCGCAATGATGTCGAGGTCTACCGCGAGTTACTGGCACGCTTTTACAACAGCGAAGGCAAGTTTTTACCCACCACCACAGTTATCGCCATGGCCGAGCGCCACGGCATGAGCACCGAATTAGATAAACTCGTGGTGATCAGCACATTAAGAATGCTTAAAGAAAATCCGACCATTAGCGGTAATTTTGGCATCAATATCAGCGCTTTTTCGGCCCATCAAGAACTGTTTGTCGGCTGGTTGCGAGATGTTCTCGGCAAGCACAGGTATATCGCCTCACGTTTAGTGTTTGAGATCAACGAGTCAGGTATGCAAGCCAATTTAGGTGCCAGCTATAAGTTTGTCCGTGAGGTTCACAGTGTTGGTTCGCGGGTCTCAATCGAGCGATTCGGGATGAGCTTTACCTCTTTCAAATTCTTCAGCGAAGTCCGCCCAGACTACATAAAACTAGATGGCAGCTACACCTCATCAATCGATGAAGACAGCAATAATAAGTTCTTCGTGCGTATGATGGTGGATGTGGCAAGACGCATCGGCATTCGTGTTATCGCGACGAGTGTCGAACGTCAGGAGGAAAAACTGACCCTCGAAAAACTCCTCGTCGATGGGCTGCAGGGCTATTATATTGCCCAGCCCCAAGCCATTACCTTAACTGACCAAATTTAA
- the rsxA gene encoding electron transport complex subunit RsxA — protein sequence MSEYLLLLISTVLVNNFVLVKFLGLCPFMGVSSKLESAIGMSMATTFVLTLASILSYLVNQYLLLPFDLGYLRTMSFILVIAVVVQFTEMVVQKTSAALHRALGIYLPLITTNCAVLGVALLNVNEKHDFIQSAIYGFGAAVGFSLVLILFSAMRERLAAADVPMPFKGGAIAMITAGLMSLAFMGFTGLVK from the coding sequence ATGAGTGAATATCTCCTGTTGTTGATCAGCACAGTGCTGGTTAACAATTTCGTTTTAGTGAAATTCTTAGGTTTATGTCCATTTATGGGGGTCTCCAGCAAGTTGGAGTCCGCTATCGGCATGTCTATGGCCACGACCTTTGTGTTGACCTTAGCGTCAATCCTCAGTTACCTCGTCAACCAATATCTGTTATTGCCCTTTGACTTAGGTTACCTGCGTACCATGAGCTTTATTCTGGTGATTGCCGTGGTGGTGCAATTTACTGAGATGGTGGTGCAAAAAACCAGTGCGGCTTTACACCGCGCCCTCGGTATCTATCTGCCGCTCATCACCACTAACTGCGCCGTACTCGGGGTTGCCCTGTTAAACGTGAACGAAAAACACGATTTTATTCAATCTGCTATCTATGGTTTTGGTGCAGCGGTGGGTTTTTCCTTAGTGTTAATTCTGTTTTCCGCGATGCGTGAACGTTTAGCTGCGGCCGACGTGCCTATGCCTTTCAAAGGTGGCGCGATTGCCATGATCACCGCAGGGCTGATGTCCTTGGCCTTTATGGGATTCACAGGATTGGTTAAATAG
- the rsxB gene encoding electron transport complex subunit RsxB produces the protein MSTMLIAVILLTLLALFFGVLLGFAALKFKVEGNPIVDELEAILPQTQCGQCGYPGCRPYAEAIANGDKVNKCPPGGTATMEKLASLMGVEPEPLNAEAQSQVKKVAYIREDECIGCTKCIQACPVDAIIGAGKLMHTVLTADCTGCDLCVEPCPVDCIDMLPVGQNLKNWNWRLNAIPVTLIQETPHEEKRG, from the coding sequence ATGTCCACCATGTTAATTGCCGTTATTTTATTAACCCTATTGGCATTGTTCTTTGGGGTATTACTCGGATTTGCCGCCTTAAAATTTAAGGTTGAAGGTAATCCCATCGTCGATGAACTCGAAGCGATTCTGCCACAAACCCAATGCGGTCAATGTGGTTATCCCGGCTGCCGCCCCTACGCTGAAGCGATTGCCAATGGCGATAAAGTCAACAAGTGCCCGCCTGGCGGCACCGCGACCATGGAAAAGCTCGCCAGCTTAATGGGTGTAGAGCCAGAGCCGCTCAATGCAGAGGCCCAATCCCAAGTCAAAAAAGTCGCCTACATTCGCGAAGATGAATGTATTGGCTGCACTAAATGTATTCAGGCCTGTCCTGTTGACGCCATTATTGGTGCGGGCAAACTCATGCATACCGTGCTTACGGCAGACTGCACAGGTTGCGATCTCTGTGTCGAGCCCTGCCCCGTTGACTGTATCGATATGCTCCCTGTGGGCCAAAATCTGAAAAACTGGAACTGGCGCTTAAATGCCATTCCCGTGACTCTTATCCAAGAGACCCCGCACGAAGAAAAGAGAGGATAA
- the rsxC gene encoding electron transport complex subunit RsxC has product MLTLLDQLDKGTLWRSPGGIHPPEVKFLSNTTPISQLPLAQEYLVPVPQVGENCTLVVKVGDKVLKGAPLTQGTSIWHLPVHAPTSGTVVAIEPRASNHASALPVNTCVIAADGEDRWCELTPGSIELSNHEMIAKIHGAGIAGMGGAAFPSHIKLNPVSEIELVIINGVECEPYISADDRLMREYSQDILAGIGIIHRLLAPKRIVIAIEDNKPEAIKAMQQAVSQSTLPAGSTRVTAIPTKYPSGGEKQLIQIITGREVPSGSIPAKLGIVVHNVGTAFAIHQAVTQGKPLIERVVTVTGQNIGKPGNYWLPIGTPVEHVLKHTEFNAEADQKVIIGGPMMGHALPTIQVPILKGTNCILVPSSQEIGTTPEEKACIRCGECANACPALLLPQQLFWHAKAEEYDKAASYNLKDCIECGCCSYVCPSDIPLVEYYRIAKSALKQAADEKHQAERAKLRFEARIQRLEEEKLAREAKAKEAAARRQATMSSTDKNAVAEAMARIAAKKAAAAETTADNTQVEVVNADANSTEAPKGKAAVAAAIARAKAKKAAAAAQSADDAESSQQAVSSEQTVSSEQSEPTEQAETLSQKDKVAAAIARAKAKKAALKADSDPNSDTDAATDNTDKPATETTANAEADDKKAKVAAAVARAKAKKAAAQQAESTDVVDEQPKLAADAQPASSSEFGNESSSVAEPNAPLSPEDEKKAKVAAAVARAKAKKAAAQQADSTEVTEVQPELVSVAKPESDIESGSESDSESGDESSSVAEPSAPLSPEDEKKAKVAAAVARAKAKKAAREANAISDANE; this is encoded by the coding sequence GTGCTGACTTTATTAGATCAATTAGATAAAGGAACCCTTTGGCGCTCACCCGGTGGCATTCATCCACCTGAAGTCAAATTCCTCTCCAACACGACACCGATTAGCCAACTGCCCTTAGCGCAGGAATACCTTGTACCCGTGCCACAGGTGGGTGAAAACTGCACCCTTGTAGTCAAAGTGGGTGACAAAGTATTAAAAGGCGCGCCATTAACTCAAGGCACCTCGATTTGGCATTTGCCAGTACATGCGCCAACCTCTGGCACGGTCGTCGCCATTGAGCCAAGAGCCAGTAACCACGCCTCGGCCTTGCCGGTCAATACCTGCGTGATTGCCGCCGATGGTGAAGACCGCTGGTGCGAGTTAACGCCAGGCTCAATTGAGCTTAGCAATCATGAGATGATTGCCAAAATCCATGGTGCAGGCATTGCCGGTATGGGCGGCGCCGCCTTCCCAAGCCATATCAAGCTGAATCCCGTCAGTGAAATCGAATTAGTGATTATCAACGGCGTGGAATGTGAGCCTTATATCAGCGCCGACGATCGCTTAATGCGCGAATACAGCCAAGACATTCTGGCGGGGATTGGGATTATCCATCGCCTCCTCGCGCCCAAGCGTATTGTGATTGCTATCGAAGACAACAAGCCCGAAGCCATCAAAGCCATGCAACAGGCGGTGAGTCAATCCACGCTCCCTGCGGGCAGCACGCGGGTGACAGCGATACCAACCAAGTATCCTTCTGGCGGTGAAAAGCAGCTTATTCAGATCATCACGGGGCGTGAAGTGCCCTCAGGCTCCATCCCCGCTAAGCTTGGGATTGTCGTGCATAACGTAGGAACCGCGTTTGCGATTCACCAAGCCGTGACCCAAGGTAAACCGTTGATTGAGCGAGTGGTTACCGTTACCGGACAAAATATCGGTAAGCCCGGCAACTATTGGTTACCCATAGGCACGCCCGTTGAACATGTGCTCAAACACACTGAATTTAACGCAGAAGCCGATCAAAAAGTGATTATTGGCGGTCCTATGATGGGCCATGCGTTACCCACCATCCAAGTGCCTATTTTAAAGGGCACAAACTGTATTTTGGTGCCAAGCAGTCAAGAGATTGGAACCACTCCAGAGGAAAAGGCCTGTATCCGCTGCGGCGAATGTGCCAATGCCTGCCCTGCACTCTTGCTACCACAACAACTGTTTTGGCATGCAAAAGCCGAAGAATATGACAAGGCGGCCAGCTACAACCTTAAAGATTGCATCGAATGCGGTTGCTGTAGCTACGTGTGCCCCAGTGATATACCACTGGTGGAATATTACCGCATCGCTAAATCGGCACTAAAACAAGCCGCCGATGAAAAACATCAAGCCGAGCGCGCCAAACTGCGTTTCGAGGCGCGTATTCAACGCCTCGAAGAAGAAAAACTCGCCCGCGAAGCCAAGGCTAAGGAAGCCGCTGCGCGTCGCCAAGCAACCATGAGCTCAACGGATAAAAATGCCGTTGCCGAAGCCATGGCGCGGATCGCGGCCAAAAAGGCAGCTGCGGCAGAAACCACAGCTGATAACACGCAGGTCGAAGTTGTAAATGCTGATGCAAACAGCACTGAGGCGCCTAAGGGGAAAGCAGCCGTAGCCGCCGCGATTGCCCGCGCTAAAGCCAAGAAAGCTGCCGCTGCAGCTCAAAGTGCGGATGATGCAGAATCGTCTCAACAAGCAGTCTCTTCTGAACAAACGGTATCTTCTGAGCAAAGCGAGCCAACTGAGCAGGCTGAGACGTTATCGCAAAAAGATAAAGTCGCCGCAGCCATCGCTCGCGCCAAAGCGAAAAAAGCGGCGTTGAAGGCCGACTCGGATCCCAATAGCGATACTGATGCCGCGACAGACAACACAGATAAGCCAGCAACAGAAACGACTGCTAACGCAGAAGCGGATGACAAAAAAGCCAAGGTCGCTGCAGCCGTTGCCCGTGCAAAAGCCAAAAAAGCCGCCGCGCAGCAAGCTGAATCAACTGATGTTGTTGACGAGCAGCCCAAGCTAGCTGCAGACGCTCAGCCAGCTTCAAGCTCTGAATTTGGCAATGAATCAAGTTCAGTCGCTGAACCAAACGCACCACTCAGTCCCGAAGATGAGAAGAAAGCCAAAGTCGCAGCTGCCGTTGCCCGCGCAAAAGCAAAGAAAGCCGCCGCACAGCAAGCTGATTCGACTGAGGTTACCGAAGTTCAGCCCGAGTTAGTCTCAGTTGCTAAGCCTGAATCAGACATTGAGTCAGGTTCTGAATCAGACTCTGAATCAGGCGATGAATCAAGCTCAGTCGCTGAACCAAGTGCGCCACTCAGTCCCGAAGATGAGAAGAAAGCCAAGGTCGCTGCTGCCGTTGCCCGTGCGAAAGCCAAAAAAGCGGCCAGAGAAGCGAATGCGATCAGCGACGCAAATGAATAG
- the rsxD gene encoding electron transport complex subunit RsxD → MAFKIASSPHVTRNLHTSTVMQRVILCLLPGLVVQCAFFGWGTLIQVLLAIIVALSCEAAVMKLRNRSIKASLSDNSAMLTAILIGVAIPPLAPWWMIVMGTVFAIVIVKHLYGGLGHNLFNPAMAAYVLLLVSFPVQMTSWIAPSTVALNTPSVIDSLQLIFNVGAHGGMEQFRLGIDGISMATPLDTLKTDLSLGLTTTESMAKSIFDGGTGVGWFWVNLAYLAGGLVLLKLKAIRWHISTGVLAGLFVASSIGFLLSPDTQASPLFHLFSGATMLAAFFIATDPVTAATSPRGRLIFGALIGVLVYVIRTQGGYPDAFAFAVLLANLCAPFIDYYVRPRTYGHSAP, encoded by the coding sequence ATGGCGTTTAAAATAGCCTCATCACCCCATGTTACCCGTAATTTGCATACTTCAACGGTTATGCAAAGGGTCATTTTATGCTTGTTACCCGGCCTTGTGGTGCAATGCGCCTTTTTCGGCTGGGGCACACTTATTCAAGTGTTACTGGCGATTATCGTTGCCCTAAGCTGTGAAGCCGCGGTGATGAAACTGCGTAACCGCAGCATCAAAGCAAGCTTAAGCGATAACAGCGCTATGCTGACGGCGATCTTAATCGGGGTTGCGATCCCGCCGCTGGCACCTTGGTGGATGATCGTTATGGGCACAGTGTTTGCGATTGTTATCGTCAAACACCTCTACGGTGGCCTAGGCCATAACCTGTTCAACCCCGCGATGGCCGCCTATGTGTTACTGCTGGTTTCATTCCCTGTGCAGATGACCAGTTGGATTGCGCCAAGTACGGTTGCGCTCAATACCCCAAGTGTAATCGATAGTTTGCAATTGATCTTCAATGTCGGCGCCCATGGTGGCATGGAGCAATTCCGCCTCGGTATCGATGGGATCAGTATGGCGACTCCGCTCGATACCCTCAAAACAGATCTGTCCTTAGGGCTCACCACCACCGAAAGTATGGCTAAAAGCATATTCGATGGCGGCACTGGCGTTGGTTGGTTTTGGGTCAATTTAGCCTATTTGGCTGGCGGTTTAGTGCTGCTTAAATTAAAAGCCATCCGTTGGCATATCAGCACCGGCGTCTTGGCGGGATTATTTGTGGCATCGAGCATTGGCTTTTTACTGTCGCCCGATACTCAGGCAAGCCCACTGTTCCATTTATTCTCGGGCGCGACCATGCTCGCCGCCTTCTTTATTGCAACCGATCCTGTCACCGCGGCGACCAGTCCGCGTGGCCGTTTGATTTTCGGCGCATTAATTGGCGTCTTGGTCTATGTCATTCGTACCCAAGGTGGCTACCCCGATGCCTTCGCCTTTGCCGTGCTGCTCGCAAACCTTTGCGCGCCATTTATTGACTACTATGTGCGTCCGCGCACCTATGGCCATTCAGCGCCCTAG